One Takifugu rubripes chromosome 2, fTakRub1.2, whole genome shotgun sequence genomic region harbors:
- the rpl13a gene encoding large ribosomal subunit protein uL13 — protein sequence MSSLPDTPAFYHEQPRASFFLRIMADRFNKVLVLDGRGHLLGRLSAIVAKQLLLGHKVVVVRCEGINISGNFYRNKLKYLAFLRKRMNTNPSRGPYHFRAPSRIFWRTVRGMLPHKTKRGQAALERLKVFDGIPPPYDKRKRMVVPAALKIVRLKPSRKFAVLGRLAHEVGWKYQAITATLEEKRKEKAKLRYAKKKTVRKLTKQAEKNVEAKIAKYTDVLKQYGILV from the exons ATGTCGTCACTTCCGGATACCCCTGCCTTTTACCACGAGCAACCCCGTGCATCTTTCTTTTTGCGCATCATGGCGGACCGGTTCAATAAG GTTCTGGTGCTGGATGGCAGGGGCCATCTACTCGGCCGGCTCTCTGCCATTGTGGCTAAACAGCTTTTGCTGG gacacaaagtggtggtggtgagatGTGAAGGCATCAACATCTCAGGCAACTTCTACCGCAACAAGC TGAAGTACCTGGCTTTCCTGCGTAAGAGGATGAATACCAACCCCTCTCGAGGGCCGTACCACTTCAGAGCCCCCAGCAGGATCTTCTGGAGGACTGTCAGGG GCATGCTCCCCCACAAAACCAAGAGAGGCCAGGCTGCTCTGGAGAGACTGAAGGTGTTCGACGGTATCCCTCCACCCTATGACAAG AGGAAGCGCATGGTGGTTCCAGCTGCTCTTAAGATTGTGCGTCTGAAGCCCTCTCGCAAG TTTGCTGTCCTTGGGCGTCTGGCACATGAAGTTGGCTGGAAGTACCAGGCTATCACAGCCaccctggaggagaagagaaaagagaaggcCAAGCTCCGCTATGCCAAGAAAAAGACGGTCAGAAAACTGACCAAGCAGGCTGAGAAGAACGTCGAGGCAAAGATTGCAAAGTACACAGACGTTCTGAAACAATATGGAATCCTCGTCTGA
- the atp5if1b gene encoding ATPase inhibitor B, mitochondrial → MIAVAQLWCQLKMARFLRPNIRSFVSSQLRMSSDQLGELGKGAGKGGGGGGSIREAGGAMGKKQAAEEEMYFRRKEQEQLAALKQHHQEEIDHHKKEIERLQREIDRHKGKIRKLKHDD, encoded by the exons ATGATCGCAGTTGCCCAACTGTGGTGCCAGTTAAAGATGGCGAGGTTTTTGAGGCCTAACATTAGGAGCTTTGTCTCTTCTCAGCTGAGAATGTCATCAGACCAG CTGGGGGAGCTGGGGAAAGGTGCTGGAAAAGGTGGCGGTGGAGGAGGGTCCATCAGAGAGGCAGGTGGAGCCATGGGGAAGAAGCAGGCCGCCGAGGAGGAGATGTACTTCAG ACGCaaagagcaggagcagctggctgCATTGAAGCAGCATCACCAGGAAGAAATTGACCATCACAAAAAGGAGATCGAACGCTTGCAGCGTGAAATCGACCGCCACAAGGGAAAGATCAGAAAGCTGAAGCACGATGACTGA
- the zmpste24 gene encoding CAAX prenyl protease 1 homolog: MLESIVDLPVEKQIFYAVLGFSWTVYLWEAYLSYRQRKIYRTTTHVPPELGKIIDSETFQKSRLYQLDKSNFGFWSGLYSETEGTLILILGGIPFLWNIAGSVTARFGLGSEYEITQSLVFLTLATLFSAVTGLPWSLYNTFVIEEKHGFNQQTIGFFLKDAVKKFMVTQCILLPVTSLLLYIIKIGGDYFFIYAWLFTLAVTLVLVTIYADYIAPLFDKFTPLPEGELKTDIEALAKSISFPLTKVYVVEGSKRSSHSNAYFYGFFKNKRIVLFDTLLEDYSPLNKSGEPQTEQPESDESSPESKAKPKNKKQGCNNPEILAVLGHELGHWKLGHTVKNIVISQMNSFLCFSLFAVLIGRKELFVAFDFNDSQPTLIGLMIIFQFIFSPYNELLSFFLTVLSRRFEFQADAFARSMGKASELYSALIKLNKDNLGFPVADWLFSMWHYSHPPLLERLRALGNVKQD, translated from the exons atgtTGGAATCTATAGTTGACCTACCGGTGGAGAAGCAGATATTTTATGCTGTTTTGGGATTTTCCTGGACAGTGTATCTGTGGGAGGCATACCTTTCTTATAGACAG AGAAAGATATACAGAACAACAACACATGTGCCTCCAGAACTGgggaagataattgattctgaaacatttcaaaagTCACGTCTTTATCAGCTTGACAAGAGCAACTTTGGCTTTTGGTCAGGGCTGTATTCCGAGACTGAAGGGACG TTGATCCTGATCCTGGGTGGAATTCCATTTCTCTGGAACATTGCTGGTTCTGTCACGGCCCGCTTTGGTTTGGGTTCGGAGTATGAGATCACCCAGTCACTGGTTTTTCTGACGCTCGCCACTCTATTCAGTGCTGTGACGGGACTCCCCTGGAGTTTGTACAATACATTTGTCATCGAGGAGAAGCATGGCTTTAACCAGCAG ACAATAGGGTTCTTCCTGAAAGATGCAGTAAAGAAATTTATGGTGACCCAGTGTATCCTGCTACCTGTCACCTCGCTGCTCCTGTACATCATCAAGATTGGTGGAGACTACTTCTTCATCTACGCCTGGCTGTTTACTCTGGCTGTTACTCTG GTTCTTGTGACAATCTATGCTGACTACATCGCTCCCCTGTTTGACAAGTTCACGCCTTTGCCAGAAGGAGAGCTAAAGACTGACATCGAGGCTCTGGCGAAGAGTATAAGCTTCCCCCTCACTAAGGTTTATGTTGTTGAAG gATCCAAGCGTTCATCTCATAGCAATGCCTATTTTTACGGCTTTTTCAAGAACAAACGCATTGTGCTGTTTGACACTCTTCTTGAAGACTACTCGCCTCTCAACAAGTCTGGAGAGCCTCAGACTGAGCAACCAGAGAGTGACGAGTCATCCCCTGAATCAAAAGCCAAGCCAAAG AACAAGAAACAAGGATGCAACAACCCAGAGATCCTGGCAGTGCTGGGTCATGAGCTTGGTCACTGGAAGCTTGGTCATACTGTCAAGAATATTGTTATCAGTCAG aTGAATTCCTTCCTGTGCTTCTCATTGTTTGCCGTTTTAATCGGACGGAAGGAGCTGTTTGTGGCTTTTGACTTCAATGACAGCCAGCCCACATTGATAGGTTTGATGATCATCTTCCAGTTCATCTTCTCCCCATACAATGAG ctcttgtctttctttttgaCGGTCCTGAGCCGCAGGTTTGAGTTCCAGGCAGATGCCTTTGCCCGGAGTATGGGCAAAGCTTCTGAGCTCTACTCAGCCCTCATCAAGCTCAATAAGGACAACCTAGGTTTCCCTGTGGCTGATTGGTTGTTTTCAATGTGGCACTATTCCCACCCTCCCCTGCTGGAGCGCCTGAGAGCACTGGGCAATGTCAAGCAGGACTGA